A single window of Mangifera indica cultivar Alphonso chromosome 18, CATAS_Mindica_2.1, whole genome shotgun sequence DNA harbors:
- the LOC123202235 gene encoding uncharacterized protein LOC123202235 — protein MGLLRSLAMLVLMIWFCFSLDVMAQSSTSRPARALDALLQDYAYSSFVRPKTGLTYDGRLPSNLSGIQVAGMRLRSGSLRNRGVQMYKEFHIPVGVTVQPYVERLVLVYQNLGNRSSTYYPLTNYTYLAPVLGLLAYDAFDLLATNLPELNITASADPISIRFQDIMSEAPQGSVPKCVWFDLHGLTNFSNVVSGNSCLTVQQGHFSIVVESTTPSPSPVSPIPPPPSGKGKKSKSRVWIIVGSVLGGIVLLGLLAFLIIWLQKYKHRKKMQQMEKAADVGEALQMTTVGDTKAPTALVTRTQPTLETEYVP, from the coding sequence ATGGGGCTTCTTCGAAGTCTCGCGATGCTTGTTTTGATGATATGGTTCTGCTTCTCGTTGGATGTAATGGCTCAATCTAGTACAAGTCGTCCTGCTCGAGCTCTTGATGCTCTTCTCCAAGACTATGCTTATAGTTCTTTTGTTCGGCCTAAAACTGGCCTTACCTATGATGGGCGTCTTCCTTCTAATTTGAGTGGGATTCAAGTTGCAGGAATGAGGCTCAGGAGTGGCAGCTTAAGAAATAGAGGTGTGCAGATGTACAAAGAATTTCATATCCCCGTAGGGGTTACTGTGCAACCTTATGTGGAGAGGCTTGTTTTGGTGTACCAAAACTTGGGCAATCGGTCTAGTACATATTATCCGTTAACCAACTATACTTATTTGGCTCCAGTACTGGGCCTTCTTGCTTATGATGCTTTTGATTTATTGGCAACAAATTTACCAGAATTGAATATTACAGCATCTGCTGATCCCATATCAATCAGATTCCAAGATATAATGTCAGAAGCACCTCAGGGATCTGTTCCAAAgtgtgtttggtttgatttacaTGGTTTGACGAATTTCAGCAATGTGGTATCAGGCAATTCGTGTTTAACCGTCCAACAGGGGCATTTTTCTATAGTTGTTGAGTCTACTACCCCCAGTCCATCACCGGTTTCTCCCATCCCACCACCTCCAAGtggtaaaggaaaaaagagtaaatCAAGAGTCTGGATAATTGTCGGGTCTGTTCTAGGTGGAATAGTGCTGTTGGGGCTGTTGGCATTTCTGATAATATGGTTGCAGAAGTATAAGCATAGGAAGAAAATGCAACAAATGGAAAAGGCGGCAGATGTGGGTGAAGCCCTGCAGATGACTACAGTTGGAGATACAAAAGCACCAACTGCACTGGTGACTCGAACTCAACCGACTCTCGAAACTGAATATGTTCCCTAA